TTCTTAATTATGTGACATGAGGAAAACACTCCTGGAAGCTTCATCTAAAAAGCATATGCCAACAGTATATTGTAAATCCAAACTCAATCTCTTAACTAAAGTTAGCATTAGCTGGGGAGAAAGACCTACATTAAAACCAGTATGTAACCAAAGAAAAAGCAGGCATAACACAAAATACGAATTAGAAGCTAAGAATGACAAAATATTCAGAAGGTAAGCAAAAAGTTGTATTTACAATGGATATTTATTTACTCATGTGAATAGCATGaaggagtattttttttaatagtgtatTTCAGAGAAAGCAGGTGAAATTTCAGGTAAATTTCTGCTATACATTTGTGGAGAAAAAACAACATATATCAGAAAATTCTGACAATAGCCTTAAACATAGGAACAGAAGTAAGGCGGTTTTTAAATCAGCAGCTCCAGATAGCTTGCATCCAAGAATTTTAAGAGCTGGCAAAGGAGACTTGTGTGCTGTTAATGTGGATTTTCCGTAAGCTTTGAGAAATCTGGggaagctcagaaaaaaaaaaaaaaacctcaaagaaagCTGAGGTGGTGCCAATACTAGAAAAATAAGTAAGAAAGGAACAAATTTGGGAACTTACTGTCAACCTTGCATtaatcccaggaaaaaaaaaaaccaactgactCTTTGATATAGGAACAAGAAATAAGTGAGGAAATTCTAATTAAATTACACAGCTTAAATGTATGGAAAATGTATCTTTTCAGACTGACTTTTCTGTCATGCAATTACAGCATACTTTGGTAGACAATAGGAACAGTCTTGATGAAACACATTTGTATGTTTATTTGTTCAATAGGACACAGAAAACTGGCGTAGTTGTGCACATGTAATTTAAAACTAAGGTGACAGGTCTGTGTCATCAACAAGAACTCAGTCACACATATTTCTAATTGAATCCCACAGGAACCAGTTCTTGGCAGCAAGCTACTCAGTATTTTATCTGGAAATAAAAGTTTACTAAGAACATTCATAAAAGCTCCAAGTAAATAATGTAGCAAGACTGCTGATTGGGAACCATCTGGATTACTGGAAAATTAAGTGTTTCAGCATGATCAGTGTGAGGTCACATATTTAAGAGTGATGAATATAAAACACTTATAGATGGAAAACTTCCTCAGGAAGTAGTTGAAATAACTGATAACAGAGTAAACATGGGTTCCTTATGCATAAGTGAGTTCAAAATTGTTAAATGGCTCAGAAAACTAACCACCAGGACCAAATGCTGCTTTCATtgcagggaagaagaggccagagaaACAACtatcaaaacagatttttcaagtAGTGACCTCCATTGGCAAAAGACATTGCTGTATTTCAGGAAGCAGTAACAGGATGACAACTTCTATATCCATGTTTATTGGAATTGCTTGATCAGAATATAGCATCTAGTCCAAAGAAGTTATTAGTAAACCGGAGATTTCATGAAGCAAGTACAAATTAATCCAAATGCAAAACAAGTCTAAAATTGAGCATCACAATGGAAAAACTGGCATACAGAAGTTAACTCCATCACATAAGGTTTAAAGACCATATGAAGACCTATAAACCATttggtaggggaaaaaaattgtattaacTGCAGTGTCATAGCCAAAAGTAACTTCGTATTAAAACACCAAGCAGGCTTTTTTGAGTAACTGTAGCAATTACTAAGCTTCCAAAGGTGGCAGtagtttttctaattttataCATGTTTATGATTATTAAACAAAATCCCATactagaattattatttttaaaagataatcaGAGTGACCATTTCATAACATATGTTTCTCCAGTTCAAAAAAAGCTGTCGAGTCGAGACATAACTAGAAACTGGCAAGCTCTCagcaaaatacttgttttggGACCAACAGTTATTAGTGTCCAGGCTAAACCAATGACTGTTCTCATTAAAAAGCATCCCTCCAGTGCCCTATCTAAATAAATAACAGGACTTCGATGAGCAAAACGAGTTTAAGTTCTTAAATTTAAGAATGAATGAAACCAGCATTTTTACTTAAAAGCTTCTGTTCTCACACCTCCCCTTTCAGTAacgattaaaaagaaaaataaaaaggcttatACGGGAACGGGCTCGCTATCACTCGAAGCCATAAAGACTTGCTCGTATACCAAATGGCGGTACTTCCCCCAGCAGAAAGCCGAAGTCTACAGGTAAAGGCAACTAGGAGCGCAAGATGCTCACGGGGCCCGAGAGAGAAGGGCGCTGTGCCCCCCACGGCGCCGGCCGGGCCCGGTGCAGGGGGCACGGGAGCCCCACGAACCGCCCCCGCCGCGGACACCGGCCCGCTCGGCAGGTCCCGCGGCGGGCCCCGGAGCCCAGCCCTGCCGGGTGCTTGGCGGCAGCCGCCCCTGCCCCTCACCGCCGCGCCCAGTGCCCCTCTCCCCTCTTTACTCGCCGTGGGGCCGCTACCGCCCAGCACCCGCCGTGCAGGAGGCCGAGGCCGAGGCCAAGCCCCACCGGTCCCGCTTCCCTTCCCCGGCGCTTCCGGGGTGAAAGGTCGCGCAACGCCCGGATGGAGGCGGTGCCGCTCGCTATATAAAcgcccggcggccgccgcgcccTCCTCTCCCGCGCCGGTCGCCCGCCAgttgccgccgccgcctcctggCTCACCGCTGTTCGCTGGGCCCCGCGCCGTCCCTCGCCCGGGAATAAGTCGGTCAGGAAGGCTCCGCCGCCACCATGGTGAGCCGgggaagggaggtgtggggggagaggggccgccgcctcccgcggccggcagcgccgcgtggccgccgggcccgggcggcTGTGTGCGTCCCGCTGGGGCTAGCCCTCAGCCGCCGCCTgggccccggtcccggccccgggggagggggggcgtgAGGGGTCCCCTGCTGCTGGGGCGGCCCCTGACAGCCGGGGGCGCGGGAGAGGGGCGCCGCAGGCCGGGGCCTTGCGCcgggccccccctccccgagccggCCTGCGGTGAGGGCGGCCCGTGAGCCCGGGACGCACCAggccgcggcggccgcggcgcttCCTCCTGGCAGAGCTCCCCCTCGGGAGCGGGGCCTGGCTCGACGGGAAGAGCGGGCGGAGAGGGGCGACCTCCACCCGGCGTgagtggggctggcagggcctTGTGCGTTGGGTCTTAAAATCGGCTTTTATTAGAGGAATGTGCGTCAGTTAATACGACAGGTAATAGTATCTCGTCAGCCAGAGAAAATCCATATTTCATCCACGGTTTTTTAAGATCCttcttcctctgtattttctctgttatttccTTTCATCAGTTCACTTGGTCCGCATTAACGCCCAATTATTTGCAAGCGTTTAATTGTATAAGCGCAGATCGCTTTCCCGAGTGGCCGAATTAGTCTTTCTGGCCAGATGCCCCTTTTTGTTCTCACTGTTTTaagttgttgctgttttgttgaTATCTTTGTTACTTAATTCGTGGTGAGGTTAAGTTGTAAGATATGTGAAAtctgaaatgtgttatttttgaGGACGAGGAATATTTGCAACTGGACAGCCTACTGTATATAGGCAAACCAGGGAGGGATGTTCTTGCAGCTTCCCACCGTGAGATGCAGTTAGACGCTTAAAAAACTGCTTTTCCTCGGAGCAGTTAGGACTTTGCCCTTCCTTTCTGTTCCCACCATTTCTTCCGTGTCGCTGTAGTCTTTGGATGTCTCATCTGGTCAGTAGGATAAAATAGTCCCAGAGCTAAATTGTTCTTTACACTCTAGAAGTCTGTTTTTAAGAGGCTGCGGATAGCATTAGTTGGTGTTGACTGCAGCATCTGATATTTGTAACTTCAATGTTTTAGGCGTTTAAAGATACCGGCAAAGCACCTGTGGAACAAGAGGTAGCAATTCATCGCATTAGAATTACTTTGACAAGTCGCAATGTAAAATCCCTTGAGAAGGGTGAGTgatactttcttttttaactggGGTAGCTTGTTAAGTAATAAATGATATATATGATACTATGTATTGCAAAATAGAATGTATTGAAACCAGTTGTAATTAAAGATGTTAGCATTTGCTTGTTTGTATGTGACTTGGCTAACAAAGTCAACCCAAAGCGCATCATACACTGACAAGTAGattccaatttaatttttaatggaagcTAGTTAGTTTTTCATCATGATGAAAACTTCATGTCATAATGACTAACATAAGAGAATGCAGCTTCTTCCCTGTAGTTCTTGTGGGGGTTTTAGTTGTCGCTATTTGAACGTATAAGAACTGAAAGGCCCATGTTTCTCGATTGATATTTTGTCGCTCTTGTTATGAAGAGTTTAGTTTAGAGGTTTAACATTCTTTAAGAAATTCATTTAATCTTGTTTAGGAACTGGCTTTGCCAGTGTTTTAATCATATAATGTAAACGCTGTAGAATCACTGTTTGATGCAGGATCTTCAGGCTGATAACAGCTTAAATACAGCTTAAACTTGTAGTGATGGCTTTTGCTTACTGTTGTGACATGATTTTGCTCACCATGGCGTAACGCTTCTACTTGTATATGGTTGGCTATGAGGATAACCCTTAGAATGAATGGCAGTGATAATTTCATACGCTATTCTGAGCCAACTTCTTGTTTGAAATCTTCACTTAAGGAAACAAGCAAAAACCCCACTCACAAACCTGAGcctattgtattttattttttgtagtcTGTGCTGACTTGATCAGAGGcgctaaggaaaaaaacctaaaggtgaaAGGACCTGTTCGCATGCCCACCAAGGTACTTAACACTGTGTTCCTGTCTTAAAAGTTcgttttttttctgcaaatgtgcacttaaaacttcttaaaaaaaaaaagttgagatgaAAAGCAGTGCTACTAAACTGAGGGTGACCCAGCGTAAACAGATAATGACTTCACAAGTTGCTTTGATGCTTGGAGCAGCTGTTTAGTGCGAAACATGTTGTACATGGAAGGGGCTTTTCTGTCCTTCAGTTTATTTTAAtcatgaccttttttttttttacattaaattgcATATAGGGAAGGAGTGTTAACATCAGTAGAATAGAACTTAAGAAGTGATTTTCCAATGACATAGATACCATAGAATATTTTTAAGTGGATTGATTTGATTGTAGATTAGTGTTCTGTGTGCATCAACTAAATACCTTGTTTATGATTTTTCTTCAGACTCTGCGAATCACTACCAGGAAGACGCCTTGTGGTGAAGGTTCCAAGACCTGGGATCGTTTCCAGATGCGCATCCATAAGCGGCTCATTGACTTACACAGCCCTTCTGAGATCGTGAAGCAGATCACTTCCATCAGCATTGAACCAGGTGTAGAAGTTGAAGTTACTATTGCCGATGCCTAAATGATGGTCATTGTCAAATAAAGTTGATTTACAAATTTTCAtcactgtttgtttttatatGCGTGCCAAGAGTCTTGGGTAGCCCTGTGATGATTTTCATGAAGAAGGACAACAGAGATCATAATCAAAATGCAATGTGAGAGAATTGTATGATATTTAAGGAAGACTGTGCCAGTTGTAAACATCAGGAAGATGAAACTTGGCATCATAGTTTCATTGGAGGTTGGAGACTGTATGGATGTGCAGcacttaaattattaaaaatacattttccataaAGGATTTAACTTTGGCTGAAATCTTAGTCTATACCCAGACAAGCAGTAGCATTAAAATCGATATTTAGGTAAATTACCAAGTTTTCAATTCTTAGTTTTTGCTATGTGAGGCTGAACTAACAGTTGGcttccttggcttttttttttccccatgcttttcGCAAAGGATCCTGAGGTTATTAGGTATAAAGCTTCACAATTGTGGTGAATACATTGAATTTAGCAAGTTCTTTATTTAGACTTGCATGTAGAGTCACAAAACTAAGCTGTGGAATGCTCTAGTTGTCTTTCTAGATTTAGATTTCCATAGATTTGAATATTAAAAGTATTATTAAAGGTAAGCTTCATACGTAAAGCAATAAAACAGCCACTTTCATTGCTGCTACTTAGGCCTCTCAAgcttggtggttggtttttttttttttcctctgcaaactaATCCTTAAAGGAACTATGATTAATTCTTAAACCAACATGACAAAGCCCCGAGTTAAATGAAAGAACACTCATCCATTTAAGATCAGGTTGCTGCTTATGCTTCAAGCATAGGAGAGAACTTGAATTCTAGTTAAGCAGAAGTATGAAGCTTGAGGTCCCATTTACATTTGCTAAGAACTAAAACTGTGGCTAAAGCTTGAGCTTTCTTACTCAGGGGATTCAAGAGTCCTTCATCTGCCCACTTGtcttaatttcattaaatttaaagCCTTAGAAGGATTCTGTCCACCTCATTGGCAGGCTCAAGAGCTTTGATAGAAGGGAGAGGTGAGGAACTTAGTTGCAGTTACACGCACAGATTGTGACACGCCTGCTTCCTTGGGAAGCATCTCAACT
The DNA window shown above is from Strix aluco isolate bStrAlu1 chromosome 1, bStrAlu1.hap1, whole genome shotgun sequence and carries:
- the RPS20 gene encoding small ribosomal subunit protein uS10, producing the protein MAFKDTGKAPVEQEVAIHRIRITLTSRNVKSLEKVCADLIRGAKEKNLKVKGPVRMPTKTLRITTRKTPCGEGSKTWDRFQMRIHKRLIDLHSPSEIVKQITSISIEPGVEVEVTIADA